The following proteins are co-located in the Spinactinospora alkalitolerans genome:
- a CDS encoding TIGR03557 family F420-dependent LLM class oxidoreductase — translation MSRFGYFLATEEHSPRELIRQARRAEEAGFEALWISDHYHPWLDVQGQSAFVWSVIGAIGEVTSLPIGTAVTCPMVRIHPAIVAQAAATSAAQVRGGFTLGVGTGEALNEHILGDPWPAAAERREMLEEAVEVMRELWTGKLVNHDGVHYKVDTARLYTLPEQAPQVYVSAFGDKAARMAGRIGDGLVLMGPDTSTIEVFRDSGGAGKPIQAGMKACWGSDAEEAARYACEKWPNDAIPGEASQLLPLPRHYEQLSGLITPERIAESMPCGPDPQRHLDALQEYVDAGIDDVYVGQVGHRQDDFFEFYGDEVLPELKKRR, via the coding sequence TTGTCGCGTTTCGGGTATTTCCTGGCCACGGAGGAGCACTCACCGCGTGAACTCATCCGGCAGGCCCGCAGGGCCGAGGAGGCGGGGTTCGAGGCGTTGTGGATCTCCGACCACTACCACCCGTGGCTCGACGTCCAGGGGCAGAGCGCCTTCGTGTGGTCGGTGATCGGCGCGATCGGCGAGGTCACCTCGCTGCCGATCGGCACCGCCGTGACCTGCCCCATGGTGCGCATCCACCCCGCGATCGTCGCCCAGGCGGCGGCGACCTCGGCGGCGCAGGTGCGCGGCGGGTTCACCCTCGGGGTGGGGACCGGCGAGGCGCTCAACGAGCACATCCTCGGCGACCCGTGGCCGGCCGCGGCGGAACGGCGCGAGATGCTCGAAGAGGCCGTCGAGGTCATGCGTGAACTGTGGACCGGCAAGCTGGTCAACCACGACGGCGTGCACTACAAGGTCGACACCGCCCGGCTGTACACGCTGCCGGAGCAGGCCCCGCAGGTCTACGTCTCGGCGTTCGGCGACAAGGCGGCGCGGATGGCCGGCCGCATCGGCGACGGCCTGGTCCTCATGGGACCCGACACCTCCACCATCGAGGTCTTCCGTGACAGCGGCGGCGCGGGCAAGCCGATCCAGGCCGGGATGAAGGCCTGCTGGGGCAGCGACGCCGAGGAGGCCGCGCGCTACGCCTGCGAGAAGTGGCCCAACGACGCGATCCCGGGCGAGGCGTCCCAACTGCTGCCGCTGCCGCGCCACTACGAGCAGCTCTCCGGACTCATCACGCCCGAGCGCATCGCCGAGTCGATGCCGTGCGGCCCCGACCCGCAGCGCCACCTCGACGCCCTTCAGGAGTACGTGGACGCCGGCATCGACGACGTCTACGTCGGCCAGGTCGGGCACCGCCAGGACGACTTCTTCGAGTTCTACGGCGACGAGGTGCTGCCGGAGCTGAAGAAGCGCCGCTGA
- a CDS encoding TIGR03086 family metal-binding protein, translating to MPEPLDLHGEAMAEFDRRVRAVQLHQWADATPCTQWDVHDLVNHLVQEQLWAPHLLAGGTIEEAGDRYGGDRLGEEPAATWEIAAREARAAWLRPGVLDSTVHLSFGDAPATVYLWQMTFDLAVHAWDLARAIGEDDKLDPGLAEALEEWVGRQDFGASGLFDPPVEVPADADAQTRLLAATGRRP from the coding sequence ATGCCGGAACCACTCGACCTCCACGGCGAGGCGATGGCGGAGTTCGACCGGCGCGTGCGCGCCGTGCAGCTGCACCAGTGGGCCGATGCGACGCCGTGCACGCAGTGGGATGTCCACGACCTGGTCAACCATCTGGTCCAGGAGCAGTTGTGGGCGCCGCACCTGCTGGCCGGCGGCACGATCGAGGAGGCCGGCGACCGCTACGGCGGCGACCGGCTGGGCGAGGAGCCCGCCGCCACCTGGGAGATCGCCGCCCGCGAGGCGCGCGCCGCCTGGTTGCGGCCGGGGGTGCTGGACTCCACCGTGCACCTGTCGTTCGGGGACGCGCCGGCGACGGTCTACCTGTGGCAGATGACCTTCGACCTGGCCGTGCACGCCTGGGACCTGGCCAGGGCGATCGGGGAGGACGACAAGCTCGACCCCGGGCTGGCCGAGGCGCTGGAGGAATGGGTGGGGCGGCAGGACTTCGGCGCCAGCGGGCTGTTCGATCCGCCCGTCGAGGTCCCCGCCGACGCCGACGCCCAGACCCGGTTGCTCGCGGCCACCGGACGGCGCCCCTGA
- a CDS encoding sugar porter family MFS transporter — protein sequence MNIVHVALIAGAAAMGGFLFGYDSSVINGAVAAIEDHFQVSSAVTGFTVAAALLGSAVGAAIAGGMADRFGRIRVMQIAAVLFAASAIGSALPFTIWDLMAWRVVGGIAIGIASVIAPTYIAEVSPPAYRGRLASLQQLAIVLGIALSQLVNYGLAVGAGGSALDYIGPLQAWQWMLGVEVLPALLYFVLSLGIPESPRYLVRIGKVERARTVLREVEGGDIEYRITEIRRALGSETKPRLSDLRGRFGLLPIVWIGMALSAFQQLVGINVIFYYSASLWQSVGVQETNALLLSLFTSIVNIIGTFIAIALVDKIGRKPLLLIGSAGMAVALGMTSYAFSHAQVAGDDANLPFEWGVVALLSASSFVLFFALSWGVVVWVLLGEMFPLRIRAAAMAVATATQWVANWLVTVTFPSLRDWSLPGTYAIYTAMAVLSFVFVWKLIRETKGRTLEEMGT from the coding sequence ATGAACATCGTCCACGTGGCGCTCATCGCGGGAGCCGCCGCGATGGGCGGATTCCTCTTCGGCTACGACAGTTCGGTCATCAACGGGGCCGTCGCTGCCATCGAGGACCATTTCCAGGTCAGTTCCGCCGTCACCGGCTTCACCGTCGCCGCGGCCCTCCTCGGGTCGGCCGTGGGTGCGGCCATCGCCGGAGGCATGGCCGACCGGTTCGGGCGCATCCGCGTCATGCAGATCGCCGCCGTGCTGTTCGCGGCCAGCGCCATCGGCTCGGCGCTGCCGTTCACCATCTGGGACCTGATGGCGTGGCGGGTCGTCGGCGGCATCGCGATCGGCATCGCCTCGGTGATCGCGCCGACCTACATCGCCGAGGTCTCCCCGCCAGCCTACCGCGGCCGACTGGCCTCGCTGCAGCAGCTCGCCATCGTGCTGGGCATCGCGCTGTCCCAACTGGTCAACTACGGCCTCGCGGTCGGCGCCGGCGGCAGCGCGCTGGACTACATCGGCCCGCTGCAGGCATGGCAGTGGATGCTGGGCGTGGAGGTGCTCCCCGCACTGCTGTACTTCGTGCTGAGTCTGGGGATTCCCGAGTCGCCGCGCTACCTGGTGCGCATCGGCAAGGTCGAACGGGCGCGCACCGTCCTGCGCGAGGTCGAGGGCGGCGACATCGAGTACCGGATCACCGAGATCCGCCGTGCGCTGGGCTCGGAGACCAAGCCCCGGCTGAGCGATCTGCGCGGTCGGTTCGGGCTGCTGCCGATCGTGTGGATCGGCATGGCGCTGTCGGCGTTCCAGCAGTTGGTCGGCATCAACGTGATCTTCTACTACTCCGCGTCGCTGTGGCAGTCGGTCGGCGTGCAGGAGACCAACGCGCTGCTGCTGAGCCTGTTCACCTCCATCGTCAACATCATCGGCACGTTCATCGCGATCGCCCTGGTGGACAAGATCGGCCGCAAGCCGCTGCTGCTCATCGGCTCGGCCGGCATGGCCGTCGCGCTGGGGATGACCTCCTACGCCTTCAGCCACGCCCAGGTCGCGGGGGACGATGCGAACCTGCCGTTCGAGTGGGGCGTCGTCGCGCTGCTGTCGGCCAGCTCCTTCGTGCTGTTCTTCGCGCTGTCCTGGGGCGTGGTCGTGTGGGTGCTGCTGGGGGAGATGTTCCCGCTGCGCATCCGGGCGGCGGCGATGGCCGTGGCGACGGCGACGCAGTGGGTCGCGAACTGGCTGGTCACGGTCACCTTCCCGAGCCTGCGGGACTGGAGCCTGCCGGGCACCTACGCGATCTACACCGCGATGGCGGTGCTGTCCTTCGTCTTCGTCTGGAAGCTGATCCGAGAGACAAAGGGCCGGACCCTGGAGGAGATGGGCACCTGA